In Pyrus communis chromosome 1, drPyrComm1.1, whole genome shotgun sequence, the following are encoded in one genomic region:
- the LOC137743093 gene encoding probable LRR receptor-like serine/threonine-protein kinase At4g37250 yields MSSQSLHFLPCFLLLLLSVQSSALDRDGLILLSFKFSILRDPQSVLATWNSYDETPCSWRGVVCAAPPTLSSENYPRVVGLNLPNSQLLGSIPANLGMIEHLQSLDLSNNSLNGSLPQSLFNATKLRVLDLSYNLISGELPDAVSQLTNLQSLNLSDNALAGKLPINLSSLPSLTIISLKNNHFSGGLPSGFESVQVLDLSSNLINGSLPSDFGGNSLSYLNVSHNGISGKIPPQFSERIPGNAKTDLSVNNLTGELPESQVFLNQETGSFTGNPDLCGPPTKNPCPIPSSPSSPSSSPNASSPNSPPAIAAIPRNPEAVSPMSANEHSQQSQTGLRPAVIVGIVAGDIAGIGILVLIFLYIYRLKKKKRTKAEITATLKKEANTNSTPVVNEWSSSSSESKGFTRWSCLRKRGEDEDSSDTTASDSEEHQTEQNPQKSHEIKRQQEQEQSKGGTLVTVDGEKELELETLLKASAYILGATGSSIMYKAVLEDGSSLAVRRIGEQSVDRFKDFENQIKLVAKLVHPNLVRIRGFYWGVDEKLIIYDFVPNGSLANARYRKVGSSPCHLPWEARLKIAKGVARGLAYLHEKKHVHGNLKPTNILLDADMEPRIGDFGLERLLSGDTSYKMGSSTRNFGSKRSMTSRDGFQDFGLGPSPGPSPSPSSMGTSPYHCPESLRSLKPNPKWDVYSFGVILLELLTGKVVVVDEAGLGVDDSCKAFRMADMAIRGELEGKEEALLSLFKLGYNCASPVPQKRPTMKEALQVLGKFPSSPSSSYYCAP; encoded by the exons ATGAGCTCCCAAAGCCTCCATTTTTTaccatgctttcttcttcttcttctctcggTCCAATCTTCTGCTCTCGACAGAGACGGACTTATCTTACTTTCTTTCAAGTTCTCTATCCTCCGAGACCCTCAGTCCGTTCTTGCAACCTGGAACTCGTACGACGAGACGCCGTGTTCATGGAGAGGCGTCGTTTGCGCGGCGCCGCCGACACTATCGTCGGAAAACTACCCAAGAGTCGTAGGTTTGAATCTTCCCAACTCTCAGCTTCTGGGTTCCATCCCTGCCAACCTTGGCATGATCGAACACCTTCAAAGTCTCGATCTTTCCAACAATTCCCTCAACGGGTCGCTCCCACAGTCGCTCTTCAACGCCACGAAGCTTCGGGTTCTTGATTTGTCGTACAATTTAATCTCCGGCGAGTTGCCGGACGCGGTGTCGCAGCTCACCAACCTCCAGAGTCTCAACCTCTCCGACAATGCCTTGGCGGGAAAATTGCCCATCAATCTGTCTTCACTGCCCTCTCTAACGATCATTTCTTTGAAGAATAATCATTTCTCCGGCGGCCTTCCCAGCGGGTTCGAATCCGTTCAGGTTTTGGATCTGTCTTCGAATCTGATCAACGGCTCCCTGCCGTCTGATTTCGGCGGCAACAGTCTGAGTTACTTAAACGTCTCCCACAACGGAATTTCCGGGAAAATCCCACCGCAGTTTTCCGAGAGAATTCCAGGTAACGCCAAAACCGACCTATCTGTCAACAATCTCACCGGCGAACTCCCGGAATCTCAGGTGTTCTTGAACCAAGAAACTGGGTCTTTTACCGGCAATCCTGATCTGTGTGGCCCACCGACCAAGAACCCATGTCCGattccttcttctccttcctctccttCCTCTTCACCCAATGCTTCGTCTCCGAATTCTCCTCCGGCAATTGCTGCAATTCCCAGGAACCCAGAAGCCGTTTCGCCTATGTCTGCAAATGAGCATTCGCAGCAGAGCCAGACCGGGCTCAGACCGGCCGTCATTGTCGGAATTGTAGCCGGCGACATAGCCGGAATCGGAATCCTCGTGCTGATTTTCCTGTACATTTAcagattgaagaagaagaagagaaccaAGGCCGAGATCACAGCAACGCTGAAGAAAGAAGCTAATACGAATTCAACGCCGGTAGTCAACGAGTGGTCGTCTTCCTCGTCAGAATCGAAAGGGTTCACCAGATGGTCTTGCTTGAGAAAGCGAGGCGAAGACGAAGACAGCTCCGACACGACAGCCTCCGACTCCGAAGAACATCAGACGGAGCAGAATCCCCAAAAGAGTCACGAAATCAAACGGCAGCAAGAGCAGGAGCAGAGCAAAGGCGGGACCTTGGTCACCGTCGATGGCGAAAAGGAGCTAGAACTGGAGACACTGCTCAAAGCCTCGGCGTACATTCTGGGCGCCACCGGTTCGAGCATAATGTACAAGGCAGTGCTTGAAGACGGAAGCTCGTTGGCAGTTCGGAGGATCGGGGAGCAGAGTGTGGACCGGTTCAAGGATTTCGAGAACCAAATCAAGCTCGTGGCCAAATTGGTTCACCCGAACCTGGTTCGAATTCGTGGATTCTATTGGGGGGTTGATGAGAAGCTCATCATCTATGATTTCGTCCCAAATGGCAGCCTCGCAAACGCTCGTTACA GGAAGGTGGGCTCATCGCCTTGTCATCTACCGTGGGAAGCGAGGCTCAAGATAGCGAAAGGCGTTGCCCGTGGGCTCGCGTACCTCCACGAGAAGAAGCACGTCCATGGGAACCTCAAGCCTACCAACATTCTCCTAGATGCGGACATGGAGCCCCGGATTGGTGATTTTGGACTCGAGAGACTTTTGTCCGGCGACACAAGTTACAAAATGGGTAGCTCGACAAGAAATTTTGGAAGCAAGAGATCAATGACTTCGCGAGATGGCTTTCAGGACTTTGGACTAGGACCTAGTCCAGGTCCAAGTCCGAGTCCTAGCTCCATGGGCACATCGCCTTATCATTGCCCCGAGTCGCTTCGGAGCCTAAAGCCCAACCCAAAGTGGGATGTGTACTCATTTGGGGTGATATTGCTTGAGCTGCTAACCGGGAAAGTTGTGGTTGTGGATGAGGCAGGGCTTGGAGTCGATGATAGCTGCAAGG